One genomic window of Halorubrum hochsteinianum includes the following:
- a CDS encoding IS6 family transposase codes for MPENDRLSGCLDEINLEFVEREATPKLLMKLSIQLHLSGLSLSNTVSFLEVFGVDRVRSTVHNWVHKADLQPEAGRSPNHVAVDETVIQLDDEQYWLYAAVDPQSNDLLHTKLESTRTNVIADQFFTELRDKHDVDDAIFLVDGAVPLHRACDKHGLDFRYERHGNRNSVERVFREIKRRTTSFSNCFSNAKAETANEWLRSFAFAWNQLI; via the coding sequence ATGCCCGAAAACGACCGCCTCAGCGGCTGTTTAGACGAGATCAACTTAGAGTTTGTGGAGCGAGAGGCAACACCGAAACTGTTGATGAAGCTCAGTATTCAGCTCCATTTGTCTGGACTGTCGCTTTCGAATACTGTTTCATTTCTTGAGGTATTTGGTGTTGATCGAGTTCGATCCACCGTTCATAACTGGGTACACAAAGCCGATCTACAGCCGGAAGCTGGTCGGAGCCCGAATCACGTTGCGGTTGACGAGACTGTGATTCAGCTCGATGATGAACAATACTGGCTGTACGCTGCTGTCGATCCTCAGTCAAACGATTTGCTACATACAAAGCTTGAGTCAACAAGAACGAACGTGATCGCAGATCAGTTCTTCACGGAACTCCGCGACAAACACGACGTAGATGACGCGATCTTTCTCGTTGATGGTGCGGTTCCACTCCACCGAGCTTGTGACAAACACGGCCTCGATTTCAGATACGAACGACATGGAAATCGAAACAGCGTCGAACGTGTTTTTCGTGAGATAAAACGCAGAACTACCAGTTTCTCAAACTGTTTTAGCAACGCCAAAGCAGAAACAGCAAACGAGTGGCTCAGATCGTTCGCCTTCGCATGGAATCAGCTTATCTGA
- a CDS encoding phage integrase SAM-like domain-containing protein, with amino-acid sequence MTPRERTDRSLVSSFERYLQDKGKGRGGDGGNYRRNAARELDWFAEWARGDRGDEEWTGIGPPDTDRDPTFGDLDERVFREYARHLAGDRGLKQNTVQTYYAYISAWCGWCVNEGYLDAHYAQRASATAPLPDDDGRKPGDQQAWTSEQRHALTRHVDEQARAAIETYTSLPEDVDPLDRQRARYAALKVARDRALVFVLAYTAVRVGELLRDPDDPRRRGVRWEDISLEDGSMDVYRKKQQWDAASLPDPVISPLRSYRKLMNSPMDRWPVFPTFDQRTLAGLVQEELADRGERPDVIDQRREEYARDLLLALDEDIRPPSITTDGARSILKRLTEATEIDIDHPKHDYLAPHGGRRGMGEVLVRAFGYTVAARYLDNSEEMVRERYSHIEAGELGDVATEALEEIDDVA; translated from the coding sequence ATGACACCACGAGAACGCACCGATCGGTCGCTGGTGAGCTCCTTCGAACGGTATCTCCAAGACAAGGGCAAGGGTCGTGGTGGCGACGGCGGGAACTATCGCCGCAACGCCGCTCGCGAACTGGACTGGTTCGCGGAGTGGGCCCGTGGCGACCGCGGCGACGAGGAATGGACCGGTATCGGTCCTCCTGATACTGACCGCGACCCGACCTTCGGTGATCTCGACGAGCGCGTCTTCCGCGAGTACGCCCGTCACCTCGCCGGCGACCGTGGACTCAAGCAAAACACCGTCCAGACCTACTACGCGTACATCTCGGCGTGGTGTGGCTGGTGTGTCAACGAGGGGTATCTCGACGCACACTACGCCCAGCGGGCCAGTGCCACGGCGCCGCTTCCTGATGACGACGGTCGCAAGCCGGGCGACCAGCAGGCGTGGACGTCCGAGCAACGCCACGCACTCACCCGTCACGTCGACGAGCAAGCGCGTGCGGCCATCGAGACGTATACCAGCCTCCCCGAGGATGTCGACCCACTCGACAGACAGCGGGCCCGCTACGCGGCGCTGAAGGTGGCCCGCGACCGGGCGCTGGTGTTCGTCCTCGCGTACACGGCTGTCCGTGTGGGTGAACTTCTTCGTGACCCCGACGACCCACGACGCCGTGGGGTTCGCTGGGAGGATATCTCTCTCGAGGACGGAAGCATGGACGTCTATCGGAAGAAGCAGCAATGGGACGCCGCCAGTCTGCCTGATCCTGTCATCTCCCCGTTGCGGAGCTATCGAAAATTGATGAACTCGCCGATGGATCGGTGGCCAGTGTTCCCCACGTTCGACCAGCGGACGCTCGCAGGACTCGTGCAGGAGGAGCTAGCTGACCGGGGTGAGCGACCGGATGTGATCGATCAGCGACGTGAGGAATACGCTCGCGACCTCCTGCTAGCGCTCGACGAAGACATCCGGCCACCGTCAATCACTACGGACGGCGCTCGCTCGATTCTCAAGCGACTCACGGAGGCCACGGAGATTGATATCGACCACCCGAAACACGACTATCTTGCTCCGCACGGTGGCCGTCGTGGGATGGGAGAAGTTCTTGTCCGGGCATTCGGATACACTGTGGCAGCCCGGTATCTCGACAACTCTGAGGAAATGGTTCGTGAACGGTACTCCCACATCGAAGCTGGTGAGTTAGGGGACGTGGCCACGGAGGCCCTCGAAGAAATTGATGATGTCGCGTAG
- a CDS encoding DUF7342 family protein: MTEDESNPEGLMERQTTGEDRVRMAARQLSEPRTANWIASEAGWSHEPTKRVLERLVDDGILHRDESGTHTTYYPDYRRQAMQEAMRLRDSGHTVEELTDRLAEMKTQIRDWEAEFDVESPNQLRGTLAEEGLDADEEDRRRDIAREWEHLKRRIEIVGFAIREWDFLAPTTEPAEASG; the protein is encoded by the coding sequence ATGACCGAAGATGAATCGAACCCCGAGGGGCTGATGGAGCGCCAGACCACGGGCGAAGACCGCGTGCGGATGGCCGCCCGGCAGCTATCGGAGCCACGGACGGCCAACTGGATCGCGTCGGAAGCGGGCTGGTCACACGAGCCGACCAAGCGCGTCCTCGAACGGCTCGTCGACGACGGGATTCTCCACCGAGACGAGAGCGGGACCCACACCACGTACTACCCCGACTACCGCCGCCAGGCGATGCAGGAGGCGATGCGGCTTCGCGACAGCGGACACACTGTCGAGGAGCTTACGGACCGGCTCGCCGAGATGAAGACACAAATCCGCGACTGGGAGGCGGAGTTCGATGTCGAGTCGCCGAATCAGCTTCGCGGAACGCTCGCCGAGGAAGGGCTCGATGCCGACGAAGAGGACCGCCGGCGCGACATCGCTCGTGAGTGGGAACACCTCAAACGGCGCATCGAGATCGTCGGCTTCGCCATCCGCGAATGGGACTTTCTCGCGCCGACGACAGAGCCCGCCGAGGCCAGCGGCTAA
- the hisC gene encoding histidinol-phosphate transaminase yields MEPRDLSDHSPYVPGRGVEEVARERGIDPDDLIKLSSNENPHGPSPAAVEAIREHADRVNQYPKSSHTDLTAKIAELWDVDDEQVWVSPGADGSIDYLSRAALEPGDEVLVPSPGFAYYAMSSRYHHGGVTEYDLSPADGFAQDAETVLSAYGGERIVYVTSPHNPSGSTMPLDEVEAVADATAPETLVVVDEAYGEFADVDSAIPLVDERDDVAVLRTFSKAYGLAGLRIGYSVVPESWGEAYARVNTPFAANELACRAALAALDDDEHVEKTVETSRWARGYIADELDAPTVDSAGNFVLAAVGDGERVAEAAQERGVIIRDCTSFGLPEHVRISTGTRGETREAVALLNETLADLELGVRA; encoded by the coding sequence ATGGAACCACGTGATCTCTCCGATCACTCGCCGTACGTGCCCGGGCGGGGCGTCGAGGAGGTCGCCCGCGAGCGCGGGATCGACCCCGACGACCTCATCAAACTCTCGTCGAACGAGAACCCGCACGGTCCGAGTCCGGCGGCCGTCGAGGCGATCCGCGAGCACGCCGACCGGGTGAACCAGTACCCGAAGTCCTCGCACACGGACCTTACCGCGAAGATCGCGGAGCTATGGGACGTCGACGACGAGCAGGTGTGGGTGTCGCCGGGGGCCGACGGCTCGATCGACTACCTCTCGCGCGCGGCCCTCGAACCGGGCGACGAGGTGCTGGTGCCGAGCCCCGGCTTCGCCTACTACGCGATGTCCTCACGGTACCACCACGGCGGGGTGACGGAGTACGACCTCTCCCCGGCCGACGGGTTCGCGCAGGACGCGGAGACGGTGCTGTCCGCCTACGGCGGCGAGCGGATCGTCTACGTCACCTCGCCGCACAACCCCTCCGGCTCGACGATGCCGCTCGACGAGGTCGAGGCGGTCGCGGACGCGACCGCGCCGGAGACCCTCGTCGTCGTCGACGAGGCGTACGGCGAGTTCGCCGACGTCGACAGCGCGATCCCGCTCGTCGACGAGCGCGACGACGTGGCGGTACTCCGCACCTTCTCGAAGGCGTACGGGCTCGCCGGGCTCCGGATCGGGTACAGCGTCGTCCCCGAGTCGTGGGGCGAGGCGTACGCCCGCGTCAACACCCCGTTCGCGGCGAACGAACTGGCCTGCCGGGCGGCGCTGGCCGCGCTCGACGACGACGAGCACGTCGAGAAGACGGTCGAGACCTCCCGCTGGGCCCGCGGGTACATCGCCGACGAACTCGACGCGCCGACGGTCGACTCCGCCGGGAACTTCGTCCTCGCCGCGGTCGGCGACGGCGAGCGCGTCGCCGAGGCGGCGCAGGAGCGCGGCGTGATCATCCGAGACTGTACCTCGTTCGGGCTCCCGGAACACGTCCGGATCTCGACGGGCACCCGCGGGGAGACGCGCGAGGCGGTCGCGCTGCTCAACGAGACGCTCGCGGACCTCGAACTCGGTGTCCGGGCGTGA
- a CDS encoding PAS domain-containing sensor histidine kinase — MNDHFCRQFDISDRSAVTGEGLEAVADEIESSFDGPGQIGSRMTTLTEQSTPTHRERLEVPDGRVFELSYLPMNDSGEATMWLYEDVTGEFERRRQLKQYETAVNAFGDPVYVLDDDGRFEFANEALAELTGWDPAALEGRHVSTIMGEEDVKRGKSVIRSLLKSDAEDKNTFEMEVIAADGSTVLCENHVGLIRAGDLLEGTVGALRDISDRKRREEEIKRERDRLAATFDAAPSPFVQARSDDRGLVIERVNNAFIEVFGYDETELIGATLGDRIVPEGVAAGDATSDPHTQEVVRETADGEQRTFLVGSALAADTEDGTEVIRTYTDITDHKRRVRRLEQIRQNVSDVIWISDPDKDEMEFVSDSYESVWGRSPESLKREPASFIRGIHGDDRDRVTSALEEQSEHPDEYEETYRVVGPDGDIRWVRDRSSGIYQDGELERIIGVASDITDRKRQQQELERERALTEQALDTLEDIFYVVGADGTFLRWNERLPEVTGHADEVVDSLAVTDVIAESDREPIKAAFDEVQDAGRTKLEATVVTSDGERIPYEFRASRFTRPDGTDSGVVGIGRDISEQKRRERELQTFERAVEDAGHAIFWMSDEGTIEYANSAFAQQTGYDRDEAVGSTLEELWPEQSAAIHDEMWDTVQSGDTWESEFVIRRKDGRRYTVQLSVSPVYGREGGSPTRYVGVASDITERYRREQRLSVLQRVLRHDLRNNLNEALLAAQLIDRQSDEPEVETQVEAIYQVVEETLALSKKVRKSQKLFEEGEDYNTVIDVADRARSQVASLRTERSEVTFAVNLPAAQHAVTSDLVDQALRNVIQNAIERLC; from the coding sequence GTGAACGACCACTTCTGCCGGCAGTTCGACATTTCGGACCGTTCAGCAGTCACCGGAGAGGGTCTCGAAGCGGTCGCCGACGAAATTGAGTCGTCGTTTGACGGCCCCGGTCAGATCGGGAGCCGGATGACCACGCTGACCGAGCAATCGACGCCGACGCACCGCGAGCGACTGGAAGTCCCTGACGGTCGGGTGTTCGAACTGAGCTACCTGCCGATGAACGACTCTGGAGAGGCAACGATGTGGCTCTACGAGGACGTAACCGGCGAGTTCGAACGCCGCAGACAGCTCAAACAGTACGAAACGGCCGTCAACGCCTTCGGAGATCCGGTGTATGTGCTGGACGACGACGGACGGTTTGAGTTCGCCAACGAGGCACTCGCCGAGCTTACCGGTTGGGACCCCGCCGCACTTGAGGGACGACACGTCTCAACGATCATGGGTGAAGAGGACGTCAAACGCGGAAAGTCGGTGATACGGTCGCTGTTGAAGTCCGATGCCGAGGACAAGAACACCTTCGAGATGGAAGTAATCGCCGCCGACGGTTCGACAGTTCTCTGTGAGAATCACGTCGGGCTCATCCGCGCCGGCGACCTACTCGAGGGAACCGTCGGCGCGCTTCGCGATATCTCCGATCGTAAGCGACGCGAGGAGGAGATCAAACGCGAACGAGATCGGCTCGCGGCGACATTCGATGCCGCTCCTTCTCCGTTCGTTCAGGCCCGGAGCGACGACCGTGGACTCGTCATTGAACGGGTTAACAACGCGTTCATTGAGGTCTTCGGATACGATGAGACCGAGCTCATCGGCGCAACGCTCGGGGACCGGATCGTTCCAGAGGGCGTCGCCGCCGGCGACGCCACTTCGGATCCCCACACTCAGGAAGTCGTTCGAGAGACCGCAGACGGCGAGCAACGGACGTTCTTGGTCGGGTCAGCACTGGCCGCCGACACCGAGGACGGGACGGAGGTGATCAGGACGTACACAGACATCACTGACCACAAGCGTCGCGTCAGGCGGCTCGAACAGATCAGGCAGAACGTCTCGGACGTGATCTGGATCAGCGACCCGGACAAAGACGAGATGGAGTTCGTCAGCGACTCCTACGAGTCGGTCTGGGGCCGGTCTCCCGAGTCGCTCAAGCGGGAACCCGCGTCGTTTATTCGGGGGATACACGGCGACGACCGGGACCGCGTGACTTCGGCGCTGGAAGAACAGTCAGAACACCCGGACGAGTACGAGGAGACGTACCGCGTCGTCGGACCGGACGGTGACATCAGGTGGGTTCGGGACCGATCGAGCGGAATCTATCAGGACGGCGAACTCGAACGGATCATCGGCGTCGCCAGCGATATCACGGACCGAAAGCGTCAGCAGCAAGAGCTTGAGCGGGAGCGTGCGCTCACCGAGCAGGCGCTCGACACGCTTGAGGATATATTCTACGTGGTCGGAGCGGACGGAACGTTCCTGCGGTGGAACGAACGACTGCCCGAAGTGACCGGTCACGCCGACGAGGTGGTCGATTCGCTCGCCGTGACAGATGTAATCGCGGAAAGCGATCGCGAACCGATCAAAGCGGCGTTCGACGAAGTGCAGGATGCGGGACGCACGAAATTAGAGGCGACGGTGGTCACGTCCGACGGGGAACGGATTCCGTACGAGTTCCGCGCCAGTCGGTTCACCCGCCCGGACGGGACCGATAGCGGCGTGGTCGGAATCGGCCGCGACATCTCGGAACAAAAGCGCCGGGAGCGGGAGCTGCAGACGTTCGAGCGAGCGGTCGAGGACGCGGGCCACGCGATCTTCTGGATGTCGGACGAGGGTACCATCGAGTACGCCAACTCAGCGTTCGCGCAACAGACCGGCTACGACCGTGACGAGGCCGTCGGGTCGACGCTGGAAGAGTTATGGCCGGAGCAGTCGGCGGCGATCCACGACGAGATGTGGGACACGGTACAGTCGGGCGACACGTGGGAGTCGGAGTTTGTCATTCGGCGGAAAGACGGCCGACGGTACACCGTCCAGTTGTCCGTTTCGCCGGTCTACGGGAGAGAGGGCGGCAGTCCAACGCGATACGTCGGGGTCGCCAGCGACATCACGGAGCGGTACCGCCGAGAGCAGCGGCTCTCGGTGTTACAGCGCGTGCTTCGTCACGACCTCCGAAACAACCTCAACGAGGCTCTCCTCGCAGCACAGCTCATCGATCGACAGTCAGACGAACCGGAGGTGGAGACACAGGTCGAAGCGATCTACCAAGTCGTCGAAGAGACCCTCGCGTTGAGCAAGAAGGTCCGCAAGTCCCAGAAACTGTTCGAGGAGGGCGAAGACTACAACACGGTGATTGACGTCGCCGATCGCGCACGGTCACAGGTAGCGTCGCTCCGGACCGAGCGGAGCGAAGTGACGTTCGCTGTCAATCTGCCGGCCGCCCAGCATGCGGTCACGAGCGACCTCGTCGACCAAGCACTGCGAAACGTGATCCAAAATGCGATCGAACGGCTGTGTTGA
- a CDS encoding response regulator, giving the protein MGVVDTVSVHYAASDRGRGRSSADSLEQAAEGIDITTVESDDSLLPSDTRAMCFVVEHDPPATDGIGMLRRVREARPDLPVIVLAANRERQTVTDALNAGAARCLPRPVTETAVFR; this is encoded by the coding sequence GTGGGAGTAGTTGACACAGTCTCCGTCCACTACGCCGCATCCGACAGAGGACGAGGACGAAGCAGTGCTGACAGTCTTGAGCAGGCGGCGGAGGGGATCGACATCACCACAGTCGAGTCCGACGACTCGCTGCTCCCCTCCGACACCCGAGCGATGTGTTTCGTCGTCGAACACGACCCGCCGGCGACGGACGGTATTGGTATGCTTCGACGAGTCCGTGAGGCTCGTCCGGACCTTCCCGTGATCGTCCTCGCGGCGAACCGGGAGAGGCAGACGGTCACGGATGCGCTCAACGCTGGGGCAGCACGATGTCTCCCGCGGCCCGTGACGGAAACGGCAGTGTTCAGATAA
- a CDS encoding CDP-alcohol phosphatidyltransferase family protein — MTLDQYRFVADRLLGPWVSAADRLGLSPDQVSVIAFLVAVGAAAAFAAGSAAFYAAGALLVLLNGWLDLVDGALARHQGIASDGGDFLDHVLDRYADVAVIGGLTAGIGAYALGFAAVTGVLLTSYLGTQIQAVGIGREYGGLLGRADRLALIGVGGVVAAAYSEPIVAGLNVVGLLLALFAVVGHLTAVQRFLGAWSDL; from the coding sequence ATGACCCTCGACCAGTACCGCTTCGTGGCGGACCGCCTGCTCGGCCCGTGGGTGTCGGCGGCCGACAGGCTCGGCCTCTCGCCGGATCAGGTGAGCGTGATCGCCTTCCTCGTCGCGGTCGGGGCCGCCGCCGCGTTCGCCGCCGGGTCGGCCGCCTTCTACGCGGCCGGCGCGCTGCTCGTCCTGCTCAACGGCTGGCTGGACCTCGTCGACGGGGCGCTCGCGCGTCACCAGGGGATCGCCTCGGACGGCGGCGACTTCCTCGACCACGTCCTCGACCGCTACGCCGACGTGGCGGTCATCGGAGGCCTCACGGCCGGGATCGGGGCGTACGCGCTCGGCTTCGCCGCCGTCACGGGCGTCCTCCTCACCTCGTACCTCGGGACGCAGATCCAGGCGGTCGGCATCGGCCGCGAGTACGGCGGCCTCCTCGGGCGCGCGGACCGACTCGCGCTCATCGGGGTCGGCGGCGTCGTCGCCGCCGCGTACTCGGAGCCGATCGTCGCCGGGCTCAACGTCGTCGGCCTCCTGCTCGCGCTGTTCGCGGTCGTCGGGCACCTCACCGCGGTCCAGCGGTTCCTCGGCGCTTGGAGCGACCTGTAG
- a CDS encoding adenylate kinase family protein, giving the protein MSGEPETREAAADGGGGRADRVAVTGTPGTGKTTATALLEGEYDVIHLNERIKSDGDLWTERDADRDTLVADLDAVREHLGDWSGVLDSHLAHRFDVDRVVVLRCRPETIESRLEARGESSETAAENAESEALDVILSEAVAEHGAEHVYEVDATDRDPEAVADAIRAAVEGEREPSAGTVDFIDYI; this is encoded by the coding sequence GTGAGCGGCGAGCCCGAGACGCGGGAGGCCGCGGCCGACGGCGGCGGCGGCCGCGCCGACCGCGTCGCCGTTACGGGGACTCCGGGAACGGGCAAGACCACGGCGACGGCGCTGCTCGAAGGCGAGTACGACGTGATCCACCTCAACGAGCGGATCAAGTCGGACGGCGACCTGTGGACCGAGCGCGACGCCGACCGCGACACGCTCGTCGCCGACCTCGACGCGGTCCGCGAACACCTCGGCGACTGGTCCGGTGTCCTCGACTCGCACCTCGCGCACCGGTTCGACGTCGACCGCGTGGTCGTGTTGCGCTGTCGCCCCGAGACGATCGAGTCCCGACTTGAGGCCCGTGGCGAGTCGTCCGAGACCGCCGCGGAGAACGCGGAGAGCGAGGCGCTCGACGTGATCCTCTCGGAGGCGGTCGCCGAACACGGCGCGGAGCACGTCTACGAGGTCGACGCGACCGACCGCGACCCCGAGGCCGTCGCCGACGCGATCCGCGCGGCGGTCGAGGGCGAGCGCGAGCCGAGCGCCGGCACCGTGGACTTCATCGATTATATATGA
- a CDS encoding GTPase, which translates to MSRDDATTNERDASNDPDRPTDTDATPAVVAARTPDGPPDTTEIRELAAAAGYAVVGEVTQRRREDPTYDLGRGKAEDLMRLVADADAEAVIYDGSLSPGQTFSLGNLLPTGTAVIDRPRLALELFADAADSRAADRQLELARLRYELPRLRESIARDGGEDVRLRPEGDSRVLDVEKRIESAERALDEIADDRAARRAERRDAGFDLVALAGYANAGKSTLARRLADEVSDSEPDGEPADLAATLSVDDGPFETLSTTTRRATIGGRRTLVTDTVGFLDGLPHEAVRSFRTTIEAIRRADCALLVVDASDDPADLRRKLRASLSAIEATDGPVIPVLSKADEAGAAGTEADDLSAATEAYEAAVADLDPDESPVVASLRPPVPVSARDDAGLDELAAAVADALPTATATVEAPNGGDAQAALSWAYDRGVVEGVDYEGDAVTVELAGRPAVVDEAERRLARGGPGG; encoded by the coding sequence ATGTCACGAGACGACGCCACGACGAACGAACGCGACGCATCGAACGACCCCGACAGACCGACTGATACAGACGCGACGCCCGCCGTCGTCGCCGCGCGGACCCCCGATGGCCCTCCCGACACGACCGAGATCCGCGAACTGGCCGCCGCGGCCGGCTACGCGGTTGTCGGCGAGGTCACCCAGCGACGGCGCGAGGATCCGACCTACGACCTCGGCCGCGGGAAGGCCGAGGACCTGATGCGGCTGGTCGCCGACGCGGACGCCGAGGCGGTGATCTACGACGGGTCGCTGTCGCCGGGGCAGACGTTCTCGCTCGGCAACCTGCTGCCGACCGGGACCGCGGTGATCGACCGCCCGCGGCTCGCGTTGGAGCTGTTCGCCGACGCCGCCGACTCCCGGGCCGCCGACCGACAGTTGGAGCTGGCGCGGCTGCGCTACGAGCTCCCCCGGCTCCGGGAGTCGATCGCCCGCGACGGCGGGGAGGACGTGCGCCTCCGGCCGGAGGGCGACAGCCGCGTCCTCGACGTGGAAAAGCGGATCGAGTCGGCCGAGCGCGCCCTCGACGAGATCGCCGACGACCGGGCGGCGCGGCGGGCCGAGCGCCGGGACGCCGGGTTCGACCTCGTCGCGCTCGCTGGCTACGCCAACGCCGGGAAGTCGACGCTCGCGCGTCGGCTCGCGGACGAGGTGTCGGACTCGGAGCCGGACGGCGAGCCGGCCGACCTCGCCGCGACGCTCTCGGTGGACGACGGTCCGTTCGAGACGCTCTCGACGACGACGCGGCGGGCGACGATCGGCGGGCGGCGGACGCTCGTCACGGACACCGTCGGGTTCCTCGACGGCCTGCCCCACGAGGCGGTGCGCTCCTTCCGGACGACCATCGAGGCGATCCGGCGCGCCGACTGCGCGCTGCTCGTCGTCGACGCGAGCGACGACCCGGCCGACCTCCGCCGGAAGCTCCGGGCGTCGCTGTCGGCGATCGAGGCGACCGACGGCCCGGTGATCCCCGTGCTGTCGAAGGCGGACGAAGCGGGGGCAGCCGGGACCGAGGCGGACGACCTCTCGGCGGCGACCGAGGCGTACGAGGCCGCGGTCGCCGACCTCGACCCGGACGAGTCGCCGGTTGTCGCGTCGCTCCGCCCGCCGGTCCCGGTCAGCGCCCGCGACGACGCCGGCCTCGACGAACTCGCGGCGGCGGTCGCGGACGCGCTCCCGACCGCGACGGCGACCGTCGAGGCCCCGAACGGCGGCGACGCGCAGGCCGCCCTCTCGTGGGCGTACGACCGCGGCGTCGTCGAGGGCGTCGACTACGAGGGCGACGCCGTCACCGTCGAACTCGCGGGGCGGCCCGCGGTCGTCGACGAGGCGGAGCGGCGGTTGGCGAGGGGCGGTCCGGGCGGGTGA
- a CDS encoding IS5 family transposase gives MTQISRFIGEVVPVAQRVTGDGGESAAPEGGGGFADYALVSLHCLRIYLDTSYRMTIGLLKEMPQITGEIGLSAADLPAPSTLCKAFDRISMSVCRVLLRQSAQLHDLSEHAAIDATFYDRSPASRHYCQRISYRVQKLKVTKLVDTASQAVLDVHCSTNREGSDADLAEQIARRNAGDLRSLAADKGYDKKSLREGLRDLGIRPLIKHRIFAPYDHAHNARIDDNRYNQRSMTETVNSAVKRSLGFAVRARSWFREFREIALMCMVYNIKRFVKQ, from the coding sequence ATGACACAAATCTCCCGCTTCATCGGGGAGGTTGTGCCGGTTGCTCAAAGAGTTACTGGCGATGGAGGCGAATCCGCCGCCCCGGAAGGCGGCGGCGGATTCGCCGACTACGCACTCGTTTCCCTCCACTGTCTGCGAATTTACCTCGATACATCGTACCGCATGACGATCGGCCTGCTCAAAGAGATGCCACAAATAACCGGGGAGATCGGCCTTAGCGCGGCCGATCTCCCTGCGCCGTCCACGTTGTGTAAGGCGTTCGACCGGATCAGTATGAGTGTTTGTCGAGTGCTGCTGCGCCAGTCGGCGCAGCTGCACGATCTCTCCGAACACGCCGCGATCGACGCCACATTCTACGACCGCTCACCAGCCAGCCGCCACTACTGCCAGCGAATCAGCTACCGCGTTCAAAAGCTGAAAGTCACGAAACTCGTCGATACAGCGTCGCAAGCTGTCCTTGACGTTCACTGCTCGACGAACCGAGAAGGAAGTGACGCAGATCTCGCTGAGCAGATCGCCCGCCGGAACGCGGGCGATCTGCGGTCTCTTGCGGCCGATAAGGGCTACGACAAGAAATCGCTCCGCGAAGGATTACGCGATCTTGGGATCAGACCGCTGATCAAGCACCGCATCTTCGCGCCGTACGACCACGCACACAACGCCAGAATCGACGATAATCGCTACAATCAGCGCTCTATGACCGAAACCGTGAACTCGGCTGTGAAGCGCTCGCTCGGCTTCGCCGTGCGAGCGCGGTCCTGGTTCCGTGAGTTCCGCGAGATCGCTCTGATGTGTATGGTCTACAACATCAAGCGCTTCGTCAAACAGTGA